aatatttgccatatattttaaacattccTATTCCACTTCAACAAGTCAGAAAAAACTGCTTTAGGCgtggttacgacaatagaccaggGGATGGGGATTTAACCACACCCTTGGTGATGAGAGGCGGCTCCTataccattgagctattaaaGCTTCttattaatgatgatatggTACAGATTATCAGGGCGTGCGCACGACAGTGATGGTGAAGACGAGGGGGTGCCGAAGCGCGCGCGCGTGCCGTCGGCTGTGTGCCGCGAGCTGCCGTCGCGCGCTTCCGTGCTGCGCGCGCAGGGCGATGACGAGCAGGCGCGCACAAGGAATAGGCGTATCTTTGGATCACTGCTCGGCACGCTGCAGAAGTTCAAGCAGGAGGAGATTGTACTGCAGACTAAGGTGAGTGCACTCTCACTCACAGCATCGGCGAGAGTCATAACTAAAACCTCAGAAAGTTGTTgcataatttgtttaaagtaaaacttttatGCACGCTTGAAATGAGAATAAATTTGGTgactgaaaaacaaaatgtgtTATTGGGCACTGCCGTCTACAGCCATCGTGAAGCTGTGTTCATTGTTTTAAAGTTGACGGTGTACTTAAAGAACTTTAAAAcgatccctttttgtacacttataGAAACTGTTGGTGTGAAGTCAAACATATCTCTTATTGATAGGCGCAGGATATAACATTCTGCACTTTTTCTATAACTAAAAAAAGTACACTGGAATATGcctatatgtataattaatacCTGCTTATcactttatatatttagttaatggatttataattaacaaaaatgcaTAATAATTAGTTATCAGGCAATTAGAAGAATATTCAACAGAAATATTTGAAGTTTAATAATCAGTTACAACTACAAATAATGTTTGCTAAATGTATTGATGTTTATAAAAGTATGGATTCATCATTTGCAGGAGGACAAGAAGGCTCAAGTGGAAAGAAAGATAGAAGAGCAGGCGAGACAAGAAAAGGAAAGAGAACTGAAGGAAAGAAAAACTTTATTTGCAGAGCGGGAACACAAGAAGGCAACTATCAAGGCTCTGGAGGCGAAGATGGCGCGCCTGCAGGAGTTCGAGCGCTGGGAGGCGGCACACGGCTGTCTGGGCAACTTCATACTGTGCAAGGCCAAGCCTAGTGTCTACTGGCTGCCTAAAAAGATGTCTGAAAAAGCTCAGGAAAAGTTGGATGAGAGTAAAAAATATCACGAAAGTAAGTTATGGCTTCTAGTATTGTCTGTTATACCTATTTGTTCTTAAGCATAATAGGCCTTGACattctataataatttatatatacggGCTGGATTGCGGTGTAAGGCAGGGCGGTTTAAGTTCTCCGCTTTTATTTAACCTTTATGTTAATGAATTAATTGAGAGATTGGGCAGCGCTCGTGTCGGCTGCCATATTGATGACATATGTGCCAACAACATTAGCTATGCTGACGACATGGTGCTGCTCAGTCCTTCGATTACTGGACTTAGAAGGATGATTTCCATCTGCGAGACATACGTGGAGGAGCATGGcctaaaatataactcaaaaaagaGTGAAGTGTTGGTATTTAAGGCACCGAAACAACGGATACGTCATGTGCCACCAGTATGTCTTGGAGGTGTACCTCTGAAGGTCgtagataaatttaaatatcttgGTCATATTGTCACGAGCGATCttggagatgatgatgacattgagCGTGAACGCAGGTCGTTAGCGGTGAGGGGAAATATGCTTGCCCGCAGGTTCTCCCGGAGCACTGCAGACGTAAAAATTACGTTATTTAAAGCGTTCTGTCAGTCTTTTTATACCGGTGGCCTGTGGGTGACATATACGCGCCGGGCCTATAACGCCTTGCGTGTTCAGTATAACAATGCCTTTAGGATGCTGTTGAGGCTGCCATGGTGCTGCAGCGCCTCAAAAATGTTCGCAGACGCGCATACAAATGACTTTTTTGCAATAAGGCGTAAAAAAGCGGTGTCTCTCCTACAGAGATTACGTGCTAGCACCAATGGCATCCTAAGGGTATTGTCTGCTAGGCCCGACTGTCCAATTCTAGGCCATTGTGTGGAAGTAGCTATAGGGCGTACTTgattgttgttttaaaatattatcaaaaaaaaaaaaaattccaatgttactaactgtactaatttaatttaataagtaagatgaaaatgtcacctactaatatactaacaatatatggatttgtaattctgaaataaaataaattattatataaaagattTGCTGACATCAGCTAATGTCTGCGAATCTGTCTGTGAGAAATTGTGTGTCTCTcttgttttttgtaattatattctgataatagtaaatttaaattattattattattattaatagtaaattttCTTCTGCAAGGTCAAATTTTTCTCTGTACTAAAATCCATCACAATTGGTTTAGTTGtttttacttttgcatttataatgttacttaatctatacaaatattataaagctgaagagtttgtttgtttgattgaacgcgctaatctcaggaactactaatccgatttgaataattctttcagtgtgagatagcccatttatcgaggaaggctataggctatatattatccccataattctacgggaacgggaaccacgcgggtgaaaccgcgcagcgtcagctagtaaattataataattctcttatttacttttacattCTAGAATATTTATCGCGCAAACGCCAAGAACTGCAAGAAGAGTTGCGCAGAATAGAACAGAAGTGTCTCCGGCCTCGCGGCTTCGCTGCCAAAGAGAACGCGCAGGATGCCTTCCATGAGGGCGGGGGGGCAGGGGCAGCGGCCGCCGACGACGAGCGCACCAGCAAGAGAGACAAGTTCGCGATGGACGTGGATGAGAAGGAGAGAGAGGACAGTGACGGGGAGGAGAGGCCAGAGGGTGTCGAAGCTATCAAAGAGGAGAAAGGTATTTGAAGTATAATGTTTGATCAGTATGAACAAATCATCAATCATAGGTACGAGTTTCCATCACCACCAACTTCACTGCACCCCCTGCCGCGCAGTACAGGGGTACGGAGTAAGACAAAGAAAGAGGGAAGAGGAGAAAGCAGATGGCAGACTGTGTCTCTATTACATACTCATAGAAGAAAGAATTGAAgcacttataaaaaatattgtagataTATATTTAGTTGGTTCAGCAGTTACCACCACCTTTAAATGAACTGACCATTATCCTTGATTTACCTGATTCATTTGTTTTCAGAATCGGATCAAAGTAAAATGGATACAAGTGTTGAGCAGAATGTGTCAATGGAAACTGATGATGTAAAGAATGAACAGGTCCATACAAACGACACTGGTGACACTCGCGACACTGCTGCTACTGAATCTAGTGACACTCGCGACTCTGTTGCTGAGCCTAGTGCCGCTCAGGACATCGCTGCGACTGAACCCAGTGTTGCTAGCACTCAAGACACTGAAGACGATACAAAAGAGACCTAATGTGTTGTAAAGGTGTAGCTAAATATTTCAACCGATGCCTGTCCGTACTGGTTTTATGCAGGAGCATTCATAGACCCCAAGCCAACGCCAGTGTTGGATTATCTTCATTGTGTCGACTAACAGTGTCTGCTAGTGCACCAACCATCATATAGGGACTGTGACGTTCATTGGTTCTTTGAGCTATGtacatttcaaaacaaaaagcTAGATCTATTTGGGATTTCCTAATATTTTGACAGTACattaacaattttttgtttgtagtgAATATTggactaattttaaaaaatatttcactagtGAGAAGCTACATAACATGTTATATTTTGTACCATGGAATCAGGATCTATGTGGATGAAACCAAGGGGGGTTTGCTAGTGTTGTTGCAACATAAGATCAGAAGTATAAAGGCTTAttgtgtcgtgttgtgacgcatgaGAACAGAATTggtattatacattttgtatgaaattaaatatcacgtgtctcaatcggtgaaggaaaacatcgtgaggaaacctgcataccagagaattatcttaactctctgcgtgtgtgaagtctgccaatccgcattgggccagcgtggtggactactggcctaacccctctcattctgagaggagactcgagctcagcagtgagccgaatatgggttgatgccgTATGGCAATGTTTACACTAATGTGTTTTGACATGTCACAATCGCTTCTGATGTGCCacaaatgtatgataccgattctgttcggaggcgtcacgacacgacacgtcagacaaatataagcTGATGTCACACTGACGCATCAGTCATGGTTTTTTGTTAGAAACCTTGTTAGAGTCATGGTATAAGATCTTTATATTTACAATAGTTACCTGTTCTCTACTTCTAGATCAATTTAGAAGATacaattgtatatttaaattgatcAAACGGCAACATGAGTCAGTTTGTAGCTCCGCCGAATACAATCTATTCTTAATCGTGAGGAATGACAaacaagttaataaaaaaaattgtaaaattgactctttataataattaaaatgtaatattatatattatttagccATACATGTAACAATTTGCTTGTGTAATCTTCACATAGTACCTATAAAAGAAAGTCACTTGTTTGTATGCttagatattttaaactatgcaacttttaatgcagttttcagcaatagataGATATTCTAATAGGTTTATACTAGTATAATGAAAAAATGTCATGTTAGGTTTCTACACAGACAATTTCGGGATTCAGGCTAGTACTTGAAGACAAACacaaaggacaatggtctatttccaaacaaatttttgctgacat
The Bicyclus anynana chromosome 21, ilBicAnyn1.1, whole genome shotgun sequence genome window above contains:
- the LOC112050537 gene encoding pinin; translated protein: MGTEVALSFSSLRAQLESEKSSLFKIDENIKKIVQTSGRFTDRFNASTDYTRGGSRVGGRNSYPDAGHNYRNDEQPKRKHETKTVFSRLSGRAHDSDGEDEGVPKRARVPSAVCRELPSRASVLRAQGDDEQARTRNRRIFGSLLGTLQKFKQEEIVLQTKEDKKAQVERKIEEQARQEKERELKERKTLFAEREHKKATIKALEAKMARLQEFERWEAAHGCLGNFILCKAKPSVYWLPKKMSEKAQEKLDESKKYHEKYLSRKRQELQEELRRIEQKCLRPRGFAAKENAQDAFHEGGGAGAAAADDERTSKRDKFAMDVDEKEREDSDGEERPEGVEAIKEEKESDQSKMDTSVEQNVSMETDDVKNEQVHTNDTGDTRDTAATESSDTRDSVAEPSAAQDIAATEPSVASTQDTEDDTKET